The Solibacillus sp. FSL W7-1436 genome window below encodes:
- a CDS encoding STAS domain-containing protein — MNFNLTMYPNDVLIVQLFGELDHHETEKVRTHISKAILQGNVKLLVWNLEHLHFMDSSGIGLVLGRMRELRAVDGQTILLNPSKTMQKIFQYSGLGNLVQFASEQQVISHSEGDCQWITK; from the coding sequence GTGAACTTTAATTTAACGATGTATCCAAATGATGTATTGATTGTCCAACTATTTGGCGAACTGGATCATCATGAGACAGAAAAAGTGAGAACACATATATCGAAAGCTATTTTACAAGGAAATGTAAAATTACTCGTTTGGAATCTAGAGCATTTGCATTTTATGGACAGTTCCGGAATTGGGTTAGTGCTTGGCAGAATGCGAGAACTCCGAGCTGTCGATGGACAAACAATTTTGTTAAATCCATCTAAAACGATGCAGAAAATATTCCAGTATTCCGGTTTAGGAAATCTCGTACAGTTTGCATCTGAACAGCAAGTTATTTCACACAGCGAGGGGGATTGTCAATGGATAACGAAATGA
- a CDS encoding DUF309 domain-containing protein encodes MHPLFHPLFIDYCAYFNGNNDYFECHEVLEEYWKEIAPKEKLHPLVGYVQLATGMYHFRRSNVTGAARIMEKAIANFELNHNSEFFEYIDVGQLLLHMENQLRKMHENKPFAHFPLPITDRQLQELVHERIKSVPLMDPHFIFNKHMLRDRTEILEARELKKRSRQ; translated from the coding sequence ATGCATCCTTTGTTTCATCCACTATTTATCGATTATTGCGCTTATTTTAATGGCAATAATGACTATTTTGAATGCCATGAAGTTTTAGAAGAATATTGGAAGGAAATCGCACCAAAAGAAAAGCTTCATCCGTTAGTAGGCTATGTCCAGCTTGCGACAGGTATGTACCACTTTCGCCGGTCAAATGTTACTGGCGCTGCACGCATAATGGAGAAAGCCATTGCTAACTTTGAACTGAATCATAATAGTGAATTTTTCGAGTATATCGATGTTGGACAACTGCTTCTCCATATGGAAAACCAGCTTCGAAAAATGCATGAAAACAAACCATTCGCACACTTTCCGCTGCCTATTACAGATCGGCAGCTGCAAGAATTGGTACACGAAAGAATAAAGTCTGTTCCTCTTATGGATCCACACTTTATTTTCAATAAACATATGCTTCGGGACCGGACAGAAATACTGGAAGCGAGAGAATTAAAAAAAAGAAGTCGACAGTAA
- the resA gene encoding thiol-disulfide oxidoreductase ResA, whose amino-acid sequence MEKKKQRSVTRGIILTILAIAIGYTVYAAVTKDKINIVQAGAQAPDFEVVDLQGNKHRLKDYEGKGVVLNFWGTWCEPCEREFPAMTRQYAAFKHHDVQIIAVNFAQSEFEVKKYVANMGMTFPVAIDKTKSVFTAYNIGPLPTSIFIKPDGTIDRIITGEMTEGEIVQYMESIKPE is encoded by the coding sequence TTGGAAAAAAAGAAACAACGTTCTGTGACTCGCGGTATCATTTTAACCATTTTAGCAATCGCAATCGGATATACAGTTTATGCTGCCGTAACGAAAGATAAGATTAATATTGTACAAGCCGGGGCACAGGCGCCTGATTTTGAAGTAGTAGATTTGCAAGGGAATAAGCATAGATTGAAAGACTACGAGGGAAAGGGTGTCGTACTGAACTTCTGGGGTACATGGTGTGAACCGTGTGAACGTGAATTCCCTGCAATGACTCGTCAATATGCGGCGTTTAAGCACCATGATGTTCAGATTATCGCAGTTAACTTCGCACAGTCAGAATTTGAAGTAAAAAAATATGTGGCTAATATGGGAATGACCTTCCCGGTTGCGATCGATAAAACGAAGAGTGTTTTCACAGCCTATAATATTGGACCCCTGCCTACATCAATTTTCATTAAACCCGACGGTACAATAGACCGTATTATTACTGGAGAAATGACCGAAGGAGAAATTGTGCAATATATGGAGTCAATAAAGCCGGAATAG
- a CDS encoding pseudouridine synthase, whose product MERLQKVIAYAGVASRRKAEQLIVEGKVKVNGVVVKELGTKVSNSDTIEVEGVKLEKEDKVYFLLYKPRAYISAVTDDKGRKTVTDIFKKHVHQRIFPVGRLDYDTTGLLLLTNDGEFSNLMTHPKFKIDKTYIARVKGIPTKQGLMKLQNGIKLEDGKTAPAKVSMTSFDENAGKAICEITIHEGRNRQVRRMFEAIGTPVVKLKRERFAFLDLTGLSPGEYRQLTKHEVKLLRVLAETGKIDFNS is encoded by the coding sequence ATGGAAAGATTACAAAAAGTGATTGCCTATGCAGGCGTTGCATCACGACGTAAAGCAGAGCAATTGATCGTAGAAGGTAAAGTAAAAGTAAATGGAGTCGTAGTTAAAGAGCTTGGTACAAAAGTATCCAACTCGGACACGATTGAAGTAGAAGGCGTAAAACTTGAAAAAGAAGATAAAGTATATTTCCTGCTATATAAACCACGTGCCTATATTTCGGCAGTTACTGATGATAAAGGTCGAAAAACAGTAACGGATATTTTTAAAAAGCATGTCCATCAGCGAATTTTTCCGGTAGGTCGTTTAGATTATGATACGACAGGATTACTGTTATTAACGAATGACGGCGAGTTTTCAAACTTGATGACACATCCGAAATTCAAAATCGACAAAACGTATATTGCGCGTGTTAAAGGGATTCCAACAAAACAAGGTTTAATGAAACTGCAAAATGGAATTAAGCTGGAAGACGGAAAAACAGCCCCGGCAAAAGTAAGCATGACAAGCTTTGATGAGAATGCCGGTAAAGCGATTTGTGAGATTACGATCCATGAAGGGCGAAATCGTCAAGTTCGCCGTATGTTCGAAGCAATCGGTACACCTGTCGTGAAACTAAAACGCGAGCGCTTTGCATTTTTGGATCTAACAGGACTTAGCCCGGGCGAATACCGTCAGCTGACAAAACATGAAGTAAAACTACTGCGTGTATTAGCTGAAACAGGGAAAATCGATTTTAACAGTTAA
- a CDS encoding cytochrome c biogenesis protein ResB encodes MNKLLCECGHENPEGTTLCQKCGSPLSAEEKNKKIADMRYEGSAIRSKTYNKSIIDKIWNFFSSVKVGITLIIINLIAASIGTILPQEFYISVATDAEKEKYYSDVYGWFGEIYYALGLSDLYSSLWFQLLVLMLGVSIIIASIDRGIPLHKSLKNQRVKRHINFMKRQRIIGEGKPTETSEQTLQLVEQSLKKLKYNVRREDNSILAERGRFSRYGAYVNHVGLIVFIIGVMLHLVPGMYVDESMWLREGETRAVPGMDGYFLKNDKFILETYDNVPQGEQIKQGVNVVAKNFQTDVTLYKQKENSVPGQADNLEEVKQYGIQVNHPLKHEGYAFYQMDFRLNEIKTMVFDLTNKETEQSLGQISIDLTNPQEVYTLENGAQVELMGFYPDFSGFKEGVPQTATQTPNNPAFIFKMITPETPEGETSFVAIQQTLEPEGDNMYKMKFANVETRHMSGLTIRYDRTIPILIVGGIIFMIGVAIGSYWNHRRIWVEQLSDGTVRLAAHTNKNWFSMKKDLDALTKHAHLPQYVDQQELENNEHVETEKDGKTL; translated from the coding sequence ATGAATAAACTACTTTGTGAATGCGGGCATGAAAATCCTGAAGGTACAACACTCTGCCAAAAATGCGGTTCTCCATTATCCGCAGAGGAAAAAAACAAAAAAATTGCAGATATGCGGTACGAAGGGTCGGCCATACGTTCAAAAACTTATAATAAGTCAATTATTGATAAGATTTGGAATTTTTTCTCAAGTGTTAAAGTCGGAATTACGCTCATTATTATCAATTTAATAGCAGCATCAATTGGTACAATCCTCCCTCAGGAGTTCTACATAAGCGTAGCGACAGACGCGGAAAAGGAAAAGTACTATTCAGATGTTTATGGATGGTTCGGTGAAATATACTACGCGTTAGGTTTATCGGATCTTTATTCATCCCTATGGTTCCAATTACTTGTATTAATGTTAGGTGTGTCCATTATTATTGCAAGTATTGATAGAGGTATTCCATTACATAAATCTTTAAAAAATCAGCGGGTCAAACGACATATAAACTTTATGAAGCGTCAGCGAATTATTGGTGAAGGAAAACCAACTGAAACGTCTGAACAAACGCTTCAGCTCGTTGAACAGTCTTTAAAAAAATTAAAATACAACGTCCGACGCGAAGATAATTCCATTTTAGCGGAACGCGGACGGTTTTCACGCTATGGTGCCTACGTAAACCATGTCGGATTGATCGTCTTTATAATCGGAGTCATGCTCCATTTAGTACCGGGCATGTACGTGGATGAATCGATGTGGCTTCGTGAAGGTGAAACACGTGCCGTACCGGGAATGGACGGGTACTTCCTGAAGAACGATAAATTTATTCTGGAAACATACGACAATGTTCCGCAAGGCGAACAGATCAAACAAGGGGTCAATGTAGTCGCAAAGAATTTCCAGACGGACGTGACCTTGTATAAACAGAAAGAAAACAGCGTACCCGGACAGGCAGATAACCTGGAAGAAGTGAAACAGTACGGAATTCAGGTAAACCATCCGCTTAAACATGAGGGGTATGCATTTTACCAGATGGATTTCCGTTTAAATGAAATTAAAACAATGGTATTTGATTTAACGAATAAGGAAACGGAACAATCGCTTGGCCAAATAAGCATTGATCTAACGAACCCGCAGGAAGTGTATACGCTCGAAAATGGTGCACAAGTCGAATTAATGGGTTTTTATCCTGACTTTTCAGGTTTTAAGGAAGGGGTACCGCAAACTGCGACCCAAACACCGAACAATCCGGCATTTATTTTCAAAATGATCACCCCTGAAACACCGGAAGGAGAGACAAGCTTTGTCGCGATCCAGCAAACACTGGAGCCTGAAGGTGACAATATGTATAAAATGAAGTTCGCGAATGTGGAAACACGCCATATGTCGGGTTTAACGATCCGTTATGACCGGACAATCCCTATATTAATCGTAGGGGGAATTATCTTTATGATCGGTGTGGCAATCGGTTCCTATTGGAATCATCGCCGTATATGGGTTGAACAGCTGTCGGATGGAACGGTTCGCTTGGCAGCACATACGAATAAAAACTGGTTTAGTATGAAAAAAGATTTAGATGCATTAACGAAGCATGCTCATTTACCGCAATACGTAGATCAACAGGAACTAGAAAACAATGAACATGTTGAAACAGAAAAGGATGGTAAAACCTTATGA
- a CDS encoding GNAT family N-acetyltransferase, translated as MLVRYKKALEKIAMGLISLMPQEKDIKRLMETIQQYEQKENWTLFLWKNGEEYVGAIGIAEENDTAVVQHITVIPSYRGEGVALKMLHELQNMGYEHIQANEDTSAFVQKCIPILKEVD; from the coding sequence ATGTTAGTTCGATATAAAAAAGCACTTGAAAAAATTGCAATGGGATTAATTTCGTTAATGCCACAAGAAAAAGACATTAAACGCTTAATGGAAACCATTCAACAATATGAACAAAAAGAAAACTGGACACTCTTCTTATGGAAAAATGGCGAAGAATATGTTGGGGCTATAGGGATTGCAGAAGAAAATGATACGGCAGTCGTACAGCATATTACAGTCATCCCGTCGTATCGCGGTGAAGGTGTCGCATTAAAAATGTTGCATGAACTGCAGAATATGGGGTATGAACATATTCAAGCGAATGAAGATACAAGTGCATTTGTCCAAAAATGTATACCTATATTAAAAGAAGTCGACTAA
- the spoIIAB gene encoding anti-sigma F factor gives MDNEMTLTFLARSENEGLARIAVTSFMAQLDPTIEELSECKTIVSEAVSNAIIHGYADNPHGIITVYAVRYGSEVSVTIKDEGCGIEDIEQAREPLFTTKPELERSGMGFTIMESFSDFLQVESVLGKGTVVTFTKQILPIGTLVT, from the coding sequence ATGGATAACGAAATGACGCTAACTTTTTTGGCGCGCAGTGAAAATGAAGGGTTGGCACGTATTGCCGTTACAAGCTTTATGGCACAACTCGATCCGACAATTGAAGAGCTATCGGAATGTAAAACAATCGTATCGGAAGCTGTTTCGAATGCCATCATTCATGGTTATGCCGATAATCCGCATGGCATCATTACAGTTTATGCGGTTCGTTACGGCTCGGAAGTAAGTGTGACAATTAAAGATGAAGGTTGCGGAATTGAAGATATTGAACAGGCACGTGAGCCATTATTTACAACGAAACCGGAGCTTGAACGTTCCGGAATGGGCTTTACAATCATGGAAAGTTTTTCGGATTTCCTGCAAGTGGAATCCGTACTTGGAAAAGGCACAGTCGTAACATTCACAAAACAAATTTTGCCAATAGGGACACTCGTGACATAA
- a CDS encoding D-alanyl-D-alanine carboxypeptidase family protein, translated as MKKWFVSIVVLFVFLSSSSQIQAAYNSYVVIDAENGRTLMGVNEHARLPIASLTKIWTALVVLENSELTDEVVVSREAALVEGSSIYLLENETYTIDYLLHGLMMQSGNDAATALAEHVGGSVEGFVRLMNEKAELYQLNETTFTNPTGLHNEAHLSSAYDTAKMLQIAMMNPQFRKIASTQNFSDGRQWKNKHRLMHEKIGAIAGKTGYTKVAGRTLATYFEREEKSFVVVTINEGNDWNIHRNLADFIDNNFEKQTIVKKGKYNANGLAIELNEPFQMLLHKKERPDFEHIVKVSRLKGSDRGVWLLYADEALVSSQLVTVK; from the coding sequence TTGAAAAAGTGGTTTGTTTCTATTGTTGTATTGTTCGTATTTTTGAGTAGTTCTTCACAAATTCAGGCGGCGTATAATAGCTATGTTGTTATCGATGCGGAAAATGGGCGGACATTAATGGGTGTGAATGAACATGCACGCCTGCCGATAGCCAGCCTGACAAAAATCTGGACGGCCCTGGTTGTTCTGGAAAACAGTGAGCTTACCGATGAAGTGGTGGTTTCGAGGGAAGCCGCGCTAGTGGAAGGTTCATCCATTTATTTACTGGAAAATGAGACATATACGATTGACTACTTGCTTCATGGTTTAATGATGCAATCAGGAAATGACGCTGCTACGGCGCTGGCAGAACATGTTGGCGGATCTGTAGAAGGCTTTGTAAGGCTGATGAACGAGAAGGCCGAGCTTTATCAGTTGAATGAAACAACTTTTACAAATCCTACAGGGCTGCACAATGAAGCCCATCTTTCCTCTGCCTACGACACGGCTAAAATGCTGCAGATTGCAATGATGAATCCTCAGTTCAGAAAAATTGCTTCTACACAAAATTTTTCGGATGGCAGACAGTGGAAAAATAAGCACCGACTGATGCATGAGAAGATAGGAGCCATCGCTGGGAAAACAGGCTATACGAAAGTGGCCGGTCGAACATTGGCAACTTACTTTGAACGGGAAGAAAAATCATTTGTCGTCGTTACGATCAATGAAGGAAATGACTGGAATATCCACCGTAACCTGGCGGATTTCATCGACAACAATTTTGAAAAGCAAACGATTGTGAAAAAAGGGAAATATAATGCGAACGGACTGGCAATCGAGTTGAATGAACCGTTCCAAATGCTGCTGCATAAAAAAGAACGGCCGGATTTTGAACATATCGTGAAAGTGTCAAGGCTGAAAGGTTCGGATCGGGGAGTCTGGCTTTTATACGCAGATGAAGCGCTCGTATCCTCACAGCTCGTTACAGTAAAATAA
- a CDS encoding segregation/condensation protein A yields the protein MSYEVKLDAFSGPLDLLLHLIHRLEIDIYDIPMAELTEQYIDHIHAMQTLELNEASEYLVMAATLLAIKSRMLIPINENEIDAEEFEVDEVDPREELVARLIEYKKYKEAAVQLQELETERGQVFTKAPADLSEFMPEEQLALFDQNVNVYDMLSAFQKLMRRKQLKKPLSTRIARQEISVKEQMRSVVNILKNAGGRVMFSQLFEAEDKPMLVLTFLTLLELMKRQVIFVEQQNNFDDLSVLLTKEEIGDEIEQLTEPN from the coding sequence ATGTCTTACGAAGTGAAGCTAGACGCCTTTAGCGGGCCGCTAGATTTATTATTGCATTTAATTCATCGTTTGGAAATTGATATATATGATATTCCAATGGCGGAATTAACGGAACAGTATATTGATCACATCCATGCGATGCAAACATTGGAACTGAATGAAGCAAGCGAATATTTAGTAATGGCCGCAACCTTATTGGCGATTAAAAGCCGTATGCTCATTCCGATTAATGAAAATGAAATCGATGCAGAAGAGTTCGAAGTAGATGAGGTCGATCCACGGGAAGAGCTTGTTGCACGCTTAATCGAATATAAAAAGTATAAAGAAGCAGCTGTCCAACTTCAGGAATTGGAAACAGAACGTGGCCAAGTGTTCACAAAAGCGCCGGCAGACTTGTCGGAATTTATGCCGGAAGAACAGTTAGCGCTATTTGATCAAAATGTAAATGTTTACGATATGTTAAGTGCCTTCCAAAAACTGATGCGTCGTAAACAATTGAAAAAACCATTGTCAACGCGCATCGCAAGACAGGAAATTTCAGTGAAGGAACAAATGCGTTCCGTTGTAAACATTTTAAAAAATGCAGGCGGAAGAGTGATGTTCTCGCAATTGTTTGAAGCAGAGGATAAACCGATGCTTGTATTGACGTTTTTAACCTTACTGGAATTAATGAAGCGCCAAGTGATTTTTGTCGAACAGCAAAATAACTTCGATGATTTATCCGTATTATTGACAAAGGAGGAAATTGGCGATGAAATCGAACAACTTACTGAGCCGAATTGA
- the scpB gene encoding SMC-Scp complex subunit ScpB — translation MKSNNLLSRIEALLFVAGDEGMTVKQLAQYIEVEPMDIEAGLSELLTHYHEDEMRGITLKQLAGTYQLTTKPEVTDTLKKLIENPTNQVLTAASLEVLAIIAYKQPITRAEVEDLRGVKSERPIATLVSRALVQEVGRAEGTGRAILYGTTKEFLNYFGLKNIKELPPLPEEVDQEDDQPTDLFLTKFQETFNQN, via the coding sequence ATGAAATCGAACAACTTACTGAGCCGAATTGAGGCACTATTATTCGTAGCTGGTGATGAAGGTATGACCGTTAAACAACTTGCACAATATATAGAAGTGGAACCAATGGATATTGAAGCGGGATTAAGCGAACTTCTGACACATTACCATGAGGATGAAATGCGGGGAATCACATTAAAACAGCTTGCCGGTACATATCAGCTGACAACAAAACCGGAAGTGACCGACACATTGAAAAAATTAATTGAAAACCCGACAAATCAAGTATTAACCGCAGCTTCATTAGAGGTTCTGGCAATTATAGCGTATAAGCAGCCGATCACGCGCGCGGAGGTGGAAGACCTAAGAGGGGTGAAAAGCGAACGCCCGATTGCAACACTCGTATCAAGGGCGCTTGTACAGGAAGTCGGCAGGGCGGAAGGAACAGGACGGGCAATCCTATATGGGACGACAAAAGAGTTCCTGAATTATTTTGGCTTAAAAAACATTAAAGAATTGCCGCCTTTACCTGAAGAAGTCGATCAGGAAGATGATCAGCCGACAGATTTATTTTTAACGAAGTTCCAGGAAACATTTAACCAAAATTAA
- the lysA gene encoding diaminopimelate decarboxylase, with protein MHLYGTQQINELGHLTIGGVDTIELAKQYGTPLFVYDTALIRKRSRGFIDTFEQLGVKAQVAYASKAFACVAAYQLAAQENLSLDVVSGGELYTAIKAGFPAERIHFHGNNKSVAELELAFETGIGCIVVDNFYEISLIKEIAQQKNQQMKILLRVTPGVEAHTHDFITTGRADSKFGFDLNNGQADEAFKQVVNDEHIELLGLHCHIGSQIFETEGFSLAAGKVMQKMGAWKEQHGFAAQVLNLGGGFGIRYTEEDKPLEPHEYVADMIRTVQDESKKLNLAMPEIWIEPGRSLVGDAGTSLYTIGSQKTVPNVREYIAVDGGMSDNIRPALYDAKYEAIIANKANDPKTSTYTVAGKLCESGDKLIIDASLQNAHTGDILAMFCTGAYGYSMASNYNRVPRPAVVFVENGEHQLAIKRESYEDLVVNDLPLTFAKGE; from the coding sequence ATGCATTTATATGGAACACAGCAAATTAATGAACTCGGCCATTTAACAATTGGCGGGGTAGATACAATTGAATTGGCAAAACAATACGGGACACCGTTATTCGTTTATGATACAGCGTTAATCCGTAAACGTTCACGCGGCTTTATCGATACATTTGAACAATTAGGCGTAAAAGCGCAAGTTGCCTATGCATCCAAAGCATTCGCCTGTGTTGCGGCATATCAGTTGGCTGCTCAGGAAAACCTTTCGCTGGATGTTGTATCGGGCGGAGAACTTTATACAGCGATTAAAGCTGGATTCCCGGCAGAACGCATTCATTTCCATGGCAATAATAAATCGGTTGCCGAACTTGAATTGGCGTTTGAAACAGGAATCGGCTGTATCGTCGTCGATAACTTTTACGAGATTTCGTTAATTAAAGAAATCGCACAGCAGAAAAATCAGCAAATGAAAATTTTATTGCGTGTGACACCTGGTGTCGAAGCACATACACATGATTTTATTACAACAGGTCGGGCTGATTCCAAATTCGGTTTTGACTTAAATAATGGACAAGCTGATGAGGCATTTAAGCAAGTAGTAAACGATGAACATATCGAACTATTAGGTTTACATTGCCACATCGGCTCTCAAATTTTTGAAACAGAAGGCTTTAGTCTGGCGGCGGGCAAAGTTATGCAAAAAATGGGTGCATGGAAAGAACAGCACGGTTTTGCAGCACAAGTACTGAATCTTGGCGGCGGCTTCGGAATCCGTTATACAGAAGAGGACAAGCCTTTAGAGCCTCATGAATATGTTGCGGACATGATTCGAACAGTGCAGGATGAAAGTAAAAAACTTAACTTGGCAATGCCGGAAATCTGGATTGAGCCAGGCCGTTCTTTAGTTGGAGATGCTGGTACATCACTGTACACGATCGGCTCCCAGAAAACAGTACCAAATGTGCGTGAATATATTGCTGTTGATGGCGGGATGAGCGATAATATCCGCCCGGCACTTTACGATGCAAAATATGAAGCGATTATTGCCAATAAAGCCAATGATCCAAAAACAAGTACATACACTGTTGCAGGTAAGCTATGTGAGTCAGGAGATAAGCTGATCATTGATGCGTCATTACAAAATGCACATACCGGTGATATTTTGGCGATGTTCTGTACAGGCGCATACGGATATTCGATGGCATCAAACTATAACCGGGTTCCAAGACCGGCCGTTGTGTTCGTTGAAAATGGAGAGCACCAATTAGCGATTAAACGTGAAAGCTATGAAGATTTAGTGGTAAATGATTTGCCGTTAACATTTGCAAAGGGTGAATAG
- a CDS encoding SigF/SigG family RNA polymerase sporulation sigma factor, translating to MGNIEQSSETLLTQAYMRELIAKSQQGDQVARKTMIEGNTRLVWSIVQRFASRGVELEDLFQIGCIGLMKSVDKFDLSYEVKFSTYAVPMIIGEIQRFLRDDGMVKVSRSIRELNYKIRHATDDYLKTNEKPPSVAQLAEILQVSQEDILLATDAMRDPASLHDQLFENDGDSITLMDQMRDDKSELAFDYVPLKDMLKRLGKREQSIIYFRYYLDLTQTEIADRLGISQVQVSRLEKKILAQLKSWMDQSTLSR from the coding sequence ATGGGGAACATCGAGCAGTCATCTGAAACGTTATTAACGCAAGCTTACATGCGTGAACTAATCGCAAAATCACAACAAGGCGATCAAGTTGCGAGAAAAACGATGATTGAAGGAAATACTAGACTTGTTTGGTCTATCGTTCAACGCTTTGCTTCAAGGGGCGTTGAACTGGAAGATTTGTTTCAAATTGGCTGTATTGGCTTAATGAAATCAGTTGATAAATTCGACTTGTCCTATGAAGTGAAATTTTCCACATATGCAGTGCCGATGATTATTGGGGAGATTCAACGTTTTTTAAGAGATGACGGTATGGTAAAGGTAAGTCGTTCTATCCGTGAATTGAACTACAAAATTCGTCATGCGACCGATGACTATTTAAAAACAAACGAAAAACCCCCATCTGTTGCACAATTGGCTGAAATATTGCAAGTTTCACAAGAAGATATTCTATTGGCAACGGATGCGATGCGTGATCCGGCAAGCCTGCATGATCAGCTTTTTGAAAATGACGGAGATTCCATTACATTAATGGATCAGATGCGTGACGATAAGTCAGAGCTTGCATTTGACTACGTTCCATTAAAGGACATGTTGAAGAGACTTGGAAAACGGGAACAATCGATCATTTATTTCCGCTATTATCTGGATTTGACCCAAACGGAAATTGCCGATCGTCTCGGTATCTCCCAAGTACAAGTATCACGATTGGAAAAGAAAATACTAGCCCAGTTGAAATCATGGATGGATCAGTCTACATTAAGCAGATAA
- a CDS encoding spore germination protein, which yields MTNQLFTSMKIAEGFFNSKFEPEKNFDLCIKEITIKNLPTLTVYVSGLINGDSLTEILSDLQRDNDDEEILDEQDYFHAHFNFFGVDLASSIDDFMLGVLSGRVGFVTKSGYCYLAEFRNYPGRNPEEPDNEKVIRGSRDGFAENIILNTALIRRRIRSEKLRFHMHHVTTYGQTDIVLSYMDDLVNEKHLKWIIERLGQIKHDGLTMSDKSLEEWLFKQKYHPLPFVRYTERPDIVAAHILEGHIAIMVDTSPSVMLIPVTMFHLLQHAEEYRQAPLVGTMMRFLRFGAVILSFILLPFWYLLVTHPELLPDKLAFIGINESGEIPIFLQIIIADIGIEYLRIAAIHTPTPLSTAMGLIAGIIIGQIAIDVGLFSSEIVLYTAITAIFTFAIPNYELSISVKVFRLVLLSATALLGINGFFVGAFLIFTYLCSLKPMNVPYLWPLVPFFPKAFARVVIRTPMSEDAPRPFIVNAKKRKRV from the coding sequence ATGACAAATCAGCTTTTTACATCAATGAAAATTGCAGAAGGCTTCTTCAATTCAAAATTTGAACCGGAGAAGAACTTTGATTTATGTATTAAAGAAATCACGATCAAAAATTTACCGACTTTAACGGTATATGTGAGCGGTCTCATCAACGGAGACAGCTTGACGGAAATACTGTCCGATTTACAGCGGGACAATGATGATGAAGAAATACTGGATGAACAGGACTATTTTCATGCCCACTTCAACTTCTTCGGGGTAGATTTAGCGTCGTCGATTGATGACTTTATGCTCGGGGTGTTAAGTGGGCGAGTAGGTTTTGTCACGAAAAGCGGTTACTGCTATTTGGCGGAGTTCCGGAATTATCCGGGACGGAATCCGGAAGAACCGGATAATGAAAAAGTTATTCGTGGTTCAAGAGACGGTTTTGCCGAAAATATTATTTTAAATACGGCATTGATTCGTCGGCGGATTCGAAGTGAAAAGCTGCGATTCCATATGCATCACGTAACGACCTATGGCCAGACGGATATCGTTCTTTCGTATATGGATGATCTAGTAAATGAGAAACATTTAAAATGGATTATTGAGCGGCTTGGGCAAATTAAACATGATGGTTTAACGATGAGCGACAAATCGTTGGAGGAGTGGCTGTTTAAGCAAAAATACCATCCGTTGCCGTTTGTGCGCTATACGGAACGGCCTGATATTGTAGCTGCCCATATTTTGGAAGGGCATATTGCGATTATGGTCGATACATCGCCTTCTGTAATGCTTATCCCTGTCACCATGTTCCATTTGCTGCAGCATGCGGAGGAATATCGCCAGGCGCCTTTAGTCGGTACGATGATGCGGTTCCTTCGATTTGGAGCGGTAATTTTAAGCTTTATTTTACTTCCTTTCTGGTATTTACTCGTTACACATCCTGAGTTACTCCCCGATAAGTTAGCGTTTATCGGGATAAATGAAAGTGGAGAAATTCCTATATTCCTGCAAATAATAATTGCGGATATCGGAATTGAATATTTGCGAATTGCAGCGATCCATACACCAACACCATTATCGACCGCAATGGGATTAATCGCCGGTATTATCATCGGACAGATTGCGATCGACGTTGGATTATTTTCAAGTGAAATTGTATTATATACCGCGATTACCGCAATTTTTACATTTGCCATTCCGAACTACGAACTGAGTATTTCGGTAAAAGTTTTCCGTTTGGTATTATTAAGTGCAACAGCATTATTAGGAATAAACGGTTTCTTTGTTGGGGCGTTCTTGATTTTCACTTATTTATGTTCATTAAAACCGATGAATGTGCCGTATTTATGGCCGCTTGTGCCGTTTTTCCCGAAGGCCTTCGCCCGTGTTGTCATTCGAACACCGATGTCGGAAGATGCACCAAGGCCATTTATCGTGAACGCAAAAAAGCGAAAACGTGTATAA